One Mauremys reevesii isolate NIE-2019 linkage group 5, ASM1616193v1, whole genome shotgun sequence genomic window carries:
- the ABCE1 gene encoding ATP-binding cassette sub-family E member 1 gives MADKLTRIAIVNHDKCKPKKCRQECKKSCPVVRMGKLCIEVTPQSKIAWISETLCIGCGICIKKCPFGALSIVNLPSNLEKETTHRYCANAFKLHRLPIPRPGEVLGLVGTNGIGKSTALKILAGKQKPNLGKYDDPPDWQEILTYFRGSELQNYFTKILEDDLKAIIKPQYVDQIPKAAKGTVGSILDRKDETDTQTIVCKQLDLTHLKERNIEDLSGGELQRFACAVVCIQRADIFMFDEPSSYLDVKQRLKAAITIRSLINPDRYIIVVEHDLSVLDYLSDFICCLYGVPSAYGVVTMPFSVREGINIFLDGYVPTENLRFRDASLVFKVAETANEEEVKKMCMYKYPGMKKKMGEFELAIVAGEFTDSEIMVMLGENGTGKTTFIRMLAGRLAPDEGGEVPVLNVSYKPQKISPKSTGSVRQLLHEKIRDAYTHPQFVTDVMKPLQIENIIDQEVQTLSGGELQRVALALCLGKPADVYLIDEPSAYLDSEQRLMAARVVKRFILHAKKTAFVVEHDFIMATYLADRVIVFDGIPSKNTLANSPQTLLAGMNKFLSQLEITFRRDPNNFRPRINKLNSIKDVEQKKSGNYFFLDD, from the exons ATGGCCGACAAGTTAACAAGAATTGCTATTGTCAACCATGACAAATGTAAGCCAAAGAAATGCCGTCAGGAGTGCAAAAAGAGCTGTCCGGTGGTTCGAATGG GAAAACTATGCATAGAAGTCACACCACAGAGCAAAATAGCATGGATTTCTGAAACACTCTGTATTGGTTGCGGTATTTGCATTAAG AAATGTCCTTTTGGAGCCTTGTCAATTGTTAACTTACCTAGCAACCTGGAGAAAGAAACAACACACAGATATTGTGCCAATGCCTTCAAACTTCACAG GTTGCCTATTCCTCGTCCAGGTGAAGTACTGGGATTGGTTGGAACCAACGGTATTGGAAAATCAACTGCCTTGAAAATTCTAGCCGGAAAGCAGAAACCAAACCTTGGAAAATATGAT GATCCACCTGATTGGCAAGAAATCTTGACTTACTTTCGAGGATCTGAGTTGCAAAACTACTTCACCAAGATCCTGGAAGATGACCTCAAGGCTATCATAAAACCTCAGTATGTGGACCAGATCCCTAAAGCTGCAAAG GGGACAGTGGGGTCTATTTTGGACAGAAAGGATGAAACTGACACACAGACTATTGTATGTAAGCAACTTG ATTTAACTCATCTGAAAGAACGAAACATTGAAGACCTTTCAGGAGGAGAACTTCAGAGATTTGCTTGTGCTGTCGTTTGCATTCAGAGGGCCGATAT CTTCATGTTTGATGAACCTTCTAGCTACCTAGATGTTAAGCAGCGTCTGAAGGCTGCCATTACTATTCGATCTTTAATAAACCCAGACAG ataTATCATTGTTGTAGAGCATGATCTGAGTGTGTTAGATTATCTCTCTGACTTTATCTGCTGCCTGTATGGTGTGCCAAGTGCTTATGGTGTCGTCACTATGCCTTTCAGTGTAAGAGAAG GCATAAACATTTTCTTGGATGGTTACGTTCCAACAGAAAATTTAAGATTTCGAGATGCATCTCTGGTTTTTAAAGTGGCTGAGACAGCTAATGAAGAAGAAGTTAAGAAGatgtgtatgtataaatatccagGAATGAAAAAAAAGATGGGAGAATTCGAACTAGCAATAGTAGCTGGAGAATTTACTGACTCAGAAATCATGGTGATGCTAGGGGAAAATG GAACTGGCAAAACTACATTTATCAGAATGCTTGCAGGAAGACTTGCACCTGATGAAGGAG GTGAGGTACCAGTTCTAAATGTCAGTTACAAGCCACAGAAAATCAGTCCTAAGTCCACA GGAAGTGTCCGTCAGCTGCTCCATGAGAAGATCCGAGATGCCTATACACACCCACAGTTTGTGACTGATGTAATGAAGCCTCTTCAGATAGAAAACATCATTGATCAAGAG GTGCAGACATTGTCTGGTGGTGAGTTGCAGCGTGTTGCACTAGCTCTCTGTCTTGGTAAGCCTGCTGATGTCTACCTAATAGATGAACCTTCAGCATATTTGGACTCTGAACAGCGTCTAATGGCTGCTAGAGTTGTCAAACG TTTCATTCTCCATGCTAAAAAAACAGCCTTTGTGGTAGAGCATGACTTTATCATGGCGACCTATCTAGCAGATCGTGTCATTGTCTTCGATGGTATTCCATCCAAGAACACACTTGCAAACAG tCCTCAGACTCTTTTGGCTGGTATGAATAAATTTTTGTCTCAGCTTGAAATTACTTTCAGAAGAGACCCTAACAATTTCAGACCAAGAATAAACAAACTCAATTCAATCAAG gatgtGGAACAAAAGAAGAGTGGAAACTACTTTTTCTTGGATGACTAG